The proteins below come from a single Plantactinospora sp. KBS50 genomic window:
- a CDS encoding beta-L-arabinofuranosidase domain-containing protein — protein sequence MYRPPFTRRRFLRAAGVTAVASAAGSALLRATPATAAVVPPARPDTGVSAYPFDFGQVQLTSSRWLDNQNRTLNYLRFVDADRLLYNFRANHRLSTNGAAATGGWDAPTFPFRTHMQGHFLTAWAQAAAVLGDTTCRDKATYMVAELARCQANNGTAGFTAGYLCGFPESDFTSLEAGSLSNGNVPYYVIHKTLAGLLDVWRLLGSTQARDVLLGLAGWVDWRTARLSSSQMQSVLNTEFGGMNEVLADIYQQTGDGRWLTAAQRFDHAAVFNPLASNQDQLSGLHANTQVPKWIGAAREYKATGTTRYRDIATNAWAICTGAHTYAIGGNSQAEHFRPPNAIAGYLNQDTCEHCNSYNMLKLTRELWLLNPDQTAYFDFYERALLNHIIGAQNPADSHGHITYFTPLNPGGRRGVGPAWGGGTWSTDYNSFWCCQGTGIEVNTKLMDSIYFYNGNTLTVNLFMPSVLNWTQRGITVTQTTTYPVSDTTTLQVTGSVGGSWTMRIRIPAWAAGATVSVNGTAQNISTTPGSYAALTRSWTSGDTVTVRLPMTVALRAANDNANVVAVGYGPVVLCGNYGSTTLSALPSLNTSSVTRTGSASLAFTATANGSTVNLGPFHDAQGFNYTVYWNANGGSTGTGSATFRLANAASGLVLGIQNMSTADGGPALQWTDSGTADHNWEPLVDGSALRLRNANSGKVLGVQNMSTADNAPVLQWGDNGTADHRWTVVDNGDGTHKIRNANSGKLLGITGNSTANGAQAVQDSDNGTADNLWRFIPNGACRIQNLGSGLVLGVQNMSTADGGLVIQWGDSGTADHLWTAVVDSGGYLRLRNSHSGKVLAVENGGTGNGTRAVQLPDTAANDRRWRLRYGANGYFKIQSANGGRLLGVNGASTAQGAQVLIWDDNGTSDHLWRFV from the coding sequence ATGTACCGGCCGCCGTTCACCCGTCGACGTTTCCTGCGAGCGGCCGGGGTGACCGCGGTGGCCTCCGCGGCCGGATCAGCCCTGCTGCGGGCGACCCCGGCGACGGCCGCCGTCGTCCCGCCCGCCCGACCGGACACCGGCGTGTCGGCGTACCCGTTCGACTTCGGCCAGGTCCAACTGACCTCCAGCCGATGGCTGGACAACCAGAACCGGACGCTGAACTACCTGCGCTTCGTCGACGCGGACCGGCTGCTCTACAACTTCCGCGCCAACCACCGGCTGTCCACCAACGGCGCCGCGGCGACCGGCGGCTGGGACGCGCCCACCTTCCCGTTCCGCACCCACATGCAGGGCCACTTCCTCACCGCGTGGGCCCAGGCCGCGGCCGTGCTCGGCGACACCACCTGCCGGGACAAGGCCACCTACATGGTCGCGGAACTGGCCAGATGCCAGGCGAACAACGGCACCGCGGGGTTCACCGCCGGCTACCTCTGCGGCTTCCCCGAGTCCGACTTCACCAGCCTGGAGGCCGGCTCGCTGTCCAACGGCAACGTGCCGTACTACGTCATCCACAAGACCCTCGCCGGGCTGCTGGACGTGTGGCGCCTCCTGGGCAGCACCCAGGCCCGGGACGTGCTGCTCGGGCTGGCCGGCTGGGTCGACTGGCGCACCGCCCGCCTCAGCTCCAGCCAGATGCAGTCCGTGCTGAACACCGAGTTCGGCGGGATGAACGAGGTGCTCGCCGACATCTACCAGCAGACCGGGGACGGCCGCTGGCTGACCGCCGCCCAGCGCTTCGACCACGCCGCCGTGTTCAACCCGCTGGCCTCCAACCAGGACCAGCTCAGCGGCCTGCACGCCAACACCCAGGTGCCCAAGTGGATCGGGGCGGCCCGGGAGTACAAGGCGACCGGCACCACCCGCTACCGGGACATCGCCACGAACGCCTGGGCCATCTGCACCGGCGCGCACACCTACGCCATCGGCGGCAACAGCCAGGCCGAACACTTCCGGCCGCCCAACGCCATCGCCGGGTACCTCAACCAGGACACCTGCGAGCACTGCAACAGCTACAACATGCTCAAGCTGACCCGGGAACTGTGGCTGCTCAACCCGGACCAGACCGCGTACTTCGACTTCTACGAGCGGGCGCTGCTCAACCACATCATCGGGGCGCAGAACCCGGCCGACAGCCACGGCCACATCACCTACTTCACCCCGCTCAACCCGGGCGGGCGCCGCGGCGTCGGTCCGGCCTGGGGCGGCGGTACGTGGAGCACCGACTACAACAGCTTCTGGTGCTGCCAGGGCACCGGCATCGAGGTCAACACGAAGTTGATGGACTCGATCTACTTCTACAACGGCAACACCCTCACGGTGAACCTGTTCATGCCCTCGGTGCTGAACTGGACGCAGCGCGGCATCACGGTCACCCAGACCACCACGTACCCGGTGAGCGACACCACGACGCTCCAGGTCACCGGCTCCGTCGGCGGCTCCTGGACGATGCGGATCCGGATTCCGGCCTGGGCCGCCGGCGCCACCGTCAGCGTCAACGGCACGGCGCAGAACATCAGCACCACGCCGGGCAGCTACGCCGCACTCACCCGGTCCTGGACCTCCGGCGACACCGTCACGGTCCGGCTGCCCATGACCGTGGCGCTGCGGGCCGCGAACGACAACGCCAACGTCGTGGCGGTCGGTTACGGCCCGGTGGTGCTGTGCGGCAACTACGGCAGTACGACGCTGTCGGCGCTGCCGTCGCTGAACACCTCGTCGGTGACCCGGACCGGCAGCGCCTCCCTCGCGTTCACCGCCACCGCCAACGGTTCCACCGTCAACCTGGGGCCGTTCCACGATGCGCAGGGGTTCAACTACACCGTCTACTGGAACGCCAACGGCGGCTCGACCGGGACCGGTTCGGCGACCTTCCGGCTGGCCAACGCGGCCAGCGGACTGGTGCTGGGGATCCAGAACATGTCCACCGCCGACGGCGGCCCGGCCCTGCAGTGGACCGACAGCGGGACCGCCGACCACAACTGGGAACCGTTGGTGGACGGCTCCGCGCTGCGGCTGCGCAACGCCAACAGCGGCAAGGTGCTCGGCGTGCAGAACATGTCCACCGCCGACAACGCGCCCGTGCTGCAATGGGGGGACAACGGCACCGCCGACCACCGGTGGACGGTCGTGGACAACGGTGACGGCACCCACAAGATCCGCAACGCCAACAGCGGCAAGCTGCTCGGCATCACCGGCAACTCCACCGCGAACGGGGCCCAGGCGGTCCAGGACTCGGACAACGGCACCGCCGACAACCTGTGGCGGTTCATCCCCAACGGCGCCTGCCGGATCCAGAACCTCGGCAGCGGGCTGGTGCTGGGCGTACAGAACATGTCCACCGCCGACGGCGGTCTGGTCATCCAGTGGGGCGACAGCGGCACCGCCGACCACCTCTGGACGGCGGTCGTGGACAGCGGCGGTTACCTGCGGCTGCGCAACTCGCACAGCGGCAAGGTGCTGGCCGTGGAGAACGGCGGCACCGGGAACGGGACCCGGGCGGTGCAGCTGCCCGACACCGCCGCCAACGACCGGCGCTGGCGGCTCAGGTACGGCGCCAACGGCTACTTCAAGATCCAGTCCGCGAACGGCGGCCGCCTGCTCGGCGTCAACGGCGCCTCCACGGCCCAGGGCGCGCAGGTTCTCATCTGGGACGACAACGGCACCAGCGACCACCTCTGGCGGTTCGTCTGA
- a CDS encoding non-ribosomal peptide synthetase: protein MRSADHRSDPGPPEEYEEYEFPVSPAQASLLMLERVHAGSAQYHVPTAFAVRGRLDLDAFAHALDALVARHESLRTVFRTVDGAPRQVVAARARAELHVERDVPAAELAGRLRQAAQRPFDLARGPLLRCTVYAVPGDGYRILLTVHHLVCDGWSVQIMLRELAADYAARLAGGAVDDTAPPVQYPDFAAWQRDRLAAGDYAAAVAHWRDLLAGAPAVLALPTERPRPAVQTTAGGVERFALPTGVRRRLTALAHERGATPFAVLFAAFAAFLYRMAGQPDLVVGFPVSGRDHPDVQGMVGLLTNTLPLRVDVSGRPRFVDLVDRVRDRLRAAGPYQDVPFGAVVDAVAPRRQSSHDPVVQVVFGYDDDTVLELPLPGARVERIDLSLDVAKFDVLLHVERAGDGLVAQLNYRTDLFAAATLRRWAAGFRTLLDGLLDRPDAPVDAVDLLDPAARDRILRDGAGPVTAVPDRPVTELIAERAATQPEATALVCGQTVLRYRELLARADALAAGLTAAGVGPEVPVGLCLSRSAEMAVAALAVLRAGGAYLPLDPRQPPGRLRGMLTGAGARLVLANAPTAERAGDLGVPVAVVAPAADGYLVPPPPAAAVDPARPGGATDPARQAAAVDPAAGTPAGLPAVRAGNLAYLLHTSGSTGTPKGVAITHGALTNLATAVRRHFAVTAADRVLQYVAFSFDVAVSDLVFAWVGGAELHIAGEHERLGDALYDRLAAAGITYAFLPPSAAMSLPCPPGALPELRTLAIGGEACPAELVARWSTPGRTLIDAYGPSEDTVYASTAELSPDRPVRIGRPVANGGAYVLDERLRPVPAGVAGEIYLTGAGLARGYANRPALTAERFVADPFGPPGSRMYRTGDLGRYDADGLLDYLGRTDDQVKIRGFRVELGEIETVLAGHPDVASAAARVLGEADRQRLVGYLVAVPGRAPEPGELRRWLADRLPGYMVPESLVRLDRLPTGRTGKVDRSRLPAPPTDRPDLGPGYAAPDTATQRRLVDLWSRVLGIDGIGVHDNFFELGGNSLRLLTVLTGLREQGDRDLGMVDLLRYPTVAALASRLDAAGVPDPAPADRAAARRRGQDRRARLAARAADARTRTNPEKGGTA, encoded by the coding sequence ATGCGCAGCGCTGACCACCGCTCCGACCCCGGCCCGCCGGAGGAGTACGAGGAGTACGAGTTCCCGGTGTCGCCCGCGCAGGCCAGCCTGCTGATGCTGGAGCGGGTGCACGCCGGCAGCGCCCAGTACCACGTTCCCACGGCGTTCGCCGTACGCGGCCGCCTCGATCTCGACGCGTTCGCCCACGCCCTCGACGCGCTGGTGGCCCGGCACGAGTCCCTGCGCACCGTGTTCCGCACGGTCGACGGCGCGCCCCGGCAGGTGGTGGCCGCCCGGGCCCGCGCCGAGCTGCACGTGGAACGGGACGTCCCGGCGGCCGAGCTGGCCGGCCGGCTGCGGCAGGCCGCGCAGCGGCCGTTCGACCTGGCCCGCGGGCCGCTGCTGCGTTGCACCGTGTACGCGGTGCCCGGCGACGGGTACCGGATCCTGCTGACCGTGCACCACCTGGTCTGCGACGGCTGGTCGGTGCAGATCATGCTCCGCGAGCTGGCCGCGGACTACGCCGCCCGGCTGGCCGGCGGGGCCGTCGACGACACCGCGCCGCCGGTGCAGTACCCGGATTTCGCGGCGTGGCAACGCGACCGGCTGGCCGCGGGCGACTATGCGGCCGCCGTGGCGCACTGGCGGGACCTGCTCGCTGGCGCGCCCGCGGTGCTCGCCCTGCCCACCGAGCGGCCCCGGCCGGCGGTGCAGACCACGGCCGGCGGGGTGGAACGGTTCGCCCTGCCGACCGGGGTGCGGCGGCGGCTCACCGCGCTGGCCCACGAGCGCGGCGCCACCCCGTTCGCGGTGCTCTTCGCGGCCTTCGCCGCCTTCCTGTACCGGATGGCCGGCCAGCCCGATCTGGTGGTCGGCTTCCCCGTCTCCGGCCGGGACCATCCCGACGTACAGGGCATGGTCGGGCTGCTGACCAACACCCTGCCGCTGCGGGTGGACGTGTCCGGACGGCCGCGCTTCGTCGATCTGGTGGACCGGGTCCGGGACCGGCTGCGGGCCGCCGGCCCGTACCAGGACGTGCCGTTCGGCGCCGTGGTGGACGCGGTCGCGCCGCGGCGGCAGTCCAGTCACGACCCGGTGGTGCAGGTGGTGTTCGGGTACGACGACGACACGGTGCTGGAGCTGCCGCTGCCCGGCGCCCGGGTGGAGCGGATCGACCTGAGCCTGGACGTGGCGAAGTTCGACGTGCTGCTGCACGTGGAGCGGGCCGGTGACGGCCTCGTGGCCCAGCTCAACTATCGGACCGACCTGTTCGCCGCGGCCACCCTCCGGCGGTGGGCGGCCGGCTTCCGGACCCTGTTGGACGGTCTGCTCGACCGGCCCGACGCGCCGGTCGACGCCGTCGACCTGCTCGATCCCGCGGCCCGGGACCGGATCCTGCGGGACGGAGCCGGCCCGGTCACCGCCGTACCGGACCGGCCGGTGACCGAGCTGATCGCCGAGCGGGCCGCCACGCAACCCGAGGCGACCGCCCTGGTCTGCGGGCAGACGGTGCTGCGCTACCGCGAACTGCTGGCCCGGGCCGACGCGCTGGCGGCCGGGCTCACCGCGGCCGGGGTGGGACCGGAGGTGCCGGTCGGGCTCTGCCTGTCCCGATCCGCCGAGATGGCCGTGGCGGCGCTGGCCGTACTGCGGGCCGGCGGCGCCTACCTGCCGCTCGATCCGCGGCAGCCGCCGGGCCGGCTGCGCGGCATGCTGACCGGTGCGGGCGCGCGGCTCGTGCTGGCCAACGCGCCGACCGCCGAACGGGCCGGGGACCTCGGCGTACCGGTCGCGGTGGTGGCCCCCGCGGCCGACGGCTACCTGGTGCCGCCGCCACCGGCCGCTGCCGTTGACCCGGCGCGGCCGGGCGGCGCCACCGACCCGGCGCGGCAGGCCGCCGCCGTCGACCCGGCGGCCGGTACGCCCGCGGGGTTGCCGGCGGTACGCGCCGGCAACCTGGCCTACCTGCTCCACACCTCGGGCTCCACCGGAACCCCGAAGGGCGTGGCGATCACGCACGGGGCGCTGACCAACCTGGCCACCGCGGTACGCCGGCACTTCGCGGTCACCGCCGCCGACCGGGTCCTCCAGTACGTCGCGTTCAGCTTCGACGTCGCCGTCTCGGACCTGGTCTTCGCCTGGGTCGGCGGCGCCGAGCTGCACATCGCGGGCGAGCACGAGCGGCTCGGCGACGCCCTGTACGACCGGCTGGCCGCGGCCGGCATCACGTACGCGTTCCTGCCGCCGTCCGCGGCCATGTCGCTGCCCTGCCCGCCGGGCGCCCTGCCCGAGCTGCGCACCCTCGCCATCGGCGGCGAGGCGTGTCCGGCCGAGCTGGTGGCCCGCTGGTCGACGCCCGGCCGCACGCTCATCGACGCGTACGGCCCGAGCGAGGACACCGTCTACGCCAGCACCGCCGAGCTGAGCCCGGACCGCCCGGTGCGGATCGGCCGGCCGGTGGCCAACGGCGGCGCGTACGTCCTCGACGAGCGGCTGCGGCCGGTGCCGGCCGGGGTGGCGGGCGAGATCTACCTGACCGGCGCCGGCCTGGCCCGCGGCTACGCCAACCGGCCGGCGCTCACCGCCGAGCGGTTCGTGGCCGACCCGTTCGGCCCGCCCGGCTCGCGCATGTACCGCACCGGTGACCTCGGCCGGTACGACGCGGACGGCCTGCTCGACTACCTCGGGCGCACCGACGACCAGGTGAAGATCCGCGGCTTCCGGGTCGAACTCGGCGAGATCGAGACGGTGCTGGCCGGCCACCCGGACGTGGCCTCGGCCGCGGCCCGGGTGCTGGGCGAGGCCGACCGGCAACGCCTGGTGGGTTACCTGGTGGCGGTGCCCGGCCGGGCGCCGGAGCCGGGCGAGCTGCGCCGCTGGCTCGCCGACCGGCTGCCCGGCTACATGGTGCCGGAGAGCCTGGTGCGGCTCGACCGGCTGCCCACCGGCCGGACCGGGAAGGTGGACCGGTCCCGGCTGCCCGCGCCGCCGACCGACCGGCCCGACCTGGGTCCGGGCTACGCGGCCCCGGACACCGCCACCCAACGGCGGCTGGTCGACCTCTGGTCCCGGGTGCTGGGCATCGACGGCATCGGGGTGCACGACAACTTCTTCGAGCTGGGCGGCAACTCGTTGCGGCTGTTGACGGTGCTCACCGGGCTGCGCGAGCAGGGCGACCGGGACCTGGGCATGGTGGATCTCCTCCGCTACCCCACTGTCGCCGCCCTGGCGTCCCGGTTGGACGCCGCCGGCGTACCTGATCCGGCGCCCGCCGACCGCGCGGCGGCCCGGCGCCGCGGCCAGGACCGGCGTGCCCGGCTGGCGGCCCGGGCCGCGGACGCCCGCACCCGCACGAACCCCGAGAAAGGCGGTACGGCATGA
- a CDS encoding beta-ketoacyl synthase N-terminal-like domain-containing protein: protein MTDAAAVAIVGMSGRFPGARDLDEFWRNLHDGVCSIADFSAAELLADGADPEELRHPGYVPAKGYLADADRFEAELFGFNRAEATALDPQHRLLLEAAWAALEDAGYDPRRAPERTGVYVGGSPTEHAVAAAVDRRLARELGPMQLRILTDREFLAPWVSYRLGLDGPSMTVQTACSTSLTAVHLAAQALLLGECDAALAGGVSVDAIRRRGYVFRDGGIFAPDGRCRPFDAHAAGTVSGSGVGVLVLRRLADALADGDPVRAVVLGTAVTNDGSAKVGFTAPSVDPQARTITEAWSAAGLDPGAAQYLEMHGTGTELGDRVELAAAAAAVGTAGMAGMARMAGTVGTAGGRCGIGSVKSNIGHLDAASGVASLIKVVLMLDRGTIVPSVNIRRPHPDLDRLPQFRLVTGVAPWDVPDGGRRLAGVTGLGVGGTNVHVVLAGPADAAGHRVGPPDGTAGALTGPAGPALPIGPTGRQNGGAPPGRVELLPISARTAGQLRVVARRLADALRSPEAPALADVAHTLRTARTPLPARTYVLAADLAAASDALAVLADGGEPAPPAAPGDLVALGAAWVRGDAVHWPAPASGARRVHLPTYPFAGPALGALTLPGAGPPAASDGGGGGGDHDDDDGDDGRTGPAAVEAAVTELLSGTLGLGGPGDLDQTYFAAGGDSLTAVHLIGRLRDELGIEARIELFLEPISVRELAARLAAGGDGDDGGLLAALLDELESPG, encoded by the coding sequence ATGACCGACGCGGCGGCGGTGGCGATCGTCGGGATGAGTGGGCGTTTCCCCGGCGCCCGCGACCTCGACGAGTTCTGGCGGAACCTGCACGACGGGGTCTGCTCGATCGCCGACTTCAGCGCCGCCGAGCTGCTGGCCGACGGCGCCGATCCCGAGGAGTTGCGCCATCCCGGGTACGTGCCGGCCAAGGGCTACCTGGCCGACGCCGACCGGTTCGAGGCGGAGCTGTTCGGCTTCAACCGGGCCGAGGCCACGGCGCTCGACCCCCAGCACCGGCTGTTGCTGGAGGCCGCCTGGGCCGCGCTGGAGGACGCCGGCTACGACCCGCGGCGGGCGCCCGAACGGACCGGGGTGTACGTGGGGGGAAGCCCGACCGAGCACGCGGTCGCCGCCGCGGTCGACCGACGGCTGGCGCGGGAACTCGGCCCGATGCAACTGCGGATCCTCACCGACCGCGAGTTCCTGGCGCCGTGGGTGTCCTACCGGCTGGGCCTGGACGGGCCGAGCATGACCGTCCAGACGGCCTGCTCCACCTCGCTGACCGCCGTCCACCTGGCGGCGCAGGCCCTGCTGCTGGGCGAGTGCGACGCGGCGCTGGCCGGCGGGGTGTCGGTCGACGCGATCCGCCGGCGGGGGTACGTGTTCCGGGACGGCGGCATCTTCGCCCCGGACGGCCGGTGCCGGCCGTTCGACGCGCACGCGGCCGGCACGGTCAGCGGCAGCGGGGTCGGCGTGCTGGTGCTGCGCCGGCTGGCCGACGCGCTCGCCGACGGCGATCCCGTCCGCGCGGTCGTGCTCGGCACCGCGGTCACCAACGACGGCTCGGCGAAGGTCGGCTTCACGGCGCCCAGCGTCGACCCGCAGGCGCGGACCATCACCGAGGCGTGGTCGGCCGCCGGCCTCGATCCGGGCGCGGCGCAGTACCTGGAGATGCACGGCACCGGCACCGAGCTGGGTGACCGGGTCGAGCTCGCGGCGGCGGCCGCCGCGGTCGGCACGGCCGGAATGGCCGGAATGGCCCGCATGGCCGGGACGGTCGGCACGGCCGGCGGGCGGTGTGGGATCGGATCGGTCAAGTCGAACATCGGTCACCTCGACGCGGCGTCCGGGGTGGCGAGCCTGATCAAGGTGGTCCTGATGCTCGACCGGGGCACGATCGTGCCAAGCGTCAACATCCGGCGGCCACACCCCGACCTGGACCGCCTGCCGCAGTTCCGGTTGGTCACCGGGGTCGCCCCGTGGGACGTACCCGATGGCGGCCGGCGGCTGGCCGGGGTCACCGGGCTGGGCGTCGGCGGCACGAACGTGCACGTGGTGCTGGCCGGTCCGGCCGACGCGGCCGGACACCGGGTCGGGCCGCCGGACGGCACGGCCGGAGCGCTGACCGGGCCGGCAGGGCCGGCCCTGCCGATCGGGCCGACGGGCCGGCAGAACGGCGGCGCGCCGCCCGGCCGCGTCGAGCTGCTGCCGATCTCGGCACGCACGGCCGGGCAGCTACGGGTGGTGGCGCGCCGGCTGGCCGACGCGCTGCGCTCACCGGAGGCACCGGCCCTGGCCGACGTCGCGCACACCCTGCGCACCGCGCGCACCCCGCTGCCGGCCCGGACGTACGTGCTGGCCGCCGACCTCGCCGCGGCGTCCGACGCGCTCGCGGTGCTGGCCGACGGTGGCGAGCCCGCGCCCCCGGCCGCGCCCGGCGATCTGGTGGCGCTCGGCGCGGCCTGGGTGCGCGGCGACGCGGTGCACTGGCCGGCGCCCGCGTCCGGCGCCCGGCGGGTACACCTGCCGACGTACCCGTTCGCCGGCCCGGCGCTGGGGGCGCTGACCCTGCCCGGCGCCGGGCCGCCGGCCGCCAGCGACGGCGGTGGCGGTGGCGGTGACCACGACGACGACGACGGCGACGACGGGCGGACCGGCCCGGCCGCGGTCGAGGCGGCCGTGACGGAACTGCTCTCCGGCACGCTCGGGCTGGGCGGACCCGGCGACCTGGACCAGACGTACTTCGCGGCCGGCGGCGACTCGCTGACCGCCGTGCACCTGATCGGCCGGCTCCGCGACGAGTTGGGCATCGAGGCCCGGATCGAACTCTTCCTGGAACCGATAAGCGTCCGCGAGCTGGCCGCCCGGCTGGCGGCCGGCGGCGACGGGGACGACGGCGGCCTGCTCGCCGCGTTGCTGGACGAACTGGAGTCGCCGGGATGA
- a CDS encoding cytochrome P450 yields MTAAGPPAGSAVLDGVDLLDPHLHADRDLTEVWRWLRRHDPVRWHPDTTGAGRGFWVVTRHADVVRIVRDDTAFTSVRGNMLATLLRGHDPGGGRMLVVSDGPFHADLRRVLAGGFGSRALLGVTRSIATATRATLGGLLERGGGDFVAEVAAQVPLRAICELLGVPAVDRSRVLAMTGAAMLGEHAEPTGVEARIAQSEILLYYTGLAAERQSAPGSDLISLLVASTVGGRPLRTEEVLLNCYNLIIGGDETARLALAGGLLALAGHEEQWARLVADPGLVEVGVEEILRWTTPAAHIGRTVTTDVEVNGRRLAAGDVVTLWNVSANRDEDVFADPDVFDLGRRPNRHLTFGYGPHFCIGAQLARTEIRALLAELRRSVRTIEVTGPVTRLPSNFVSGLRTLPVALTRRR; encoded by the coding sequence ATGACCGCCGCCGGACCGCCCGCCGGGTCCGCCGTGCTGGACGGCGTGGACCTGCTCGACCCGCACCTGCACGCCGACCGCGACCTGACCGAGGTCTGGCGGTGGCTGCGGCGGCACGATCCGGTGCGCTGGCACCCGGACACCACCGGCGCCGGACGAGGCTTCTGGGTGGTGACCCGGCACGCCGACGTGGTGCGGATCGTGCGCGACGACACCGCCTTCACCTCCGTCCGCGGCAACATGCTGGCCACCCTGCTGCGCGGCCACGATCCGGGCGGCGGCCGGATGCTGGTGGTCAGCGACGGCCCCTTCCACGCCGACCTGCGCCGCGTGCTCGCCGGCGGCTTCGGCTCGCGGGCGCTGCTCGGGGTGACCCGGTCCATCGCCACGGCGACCCGGGCCACCCTGGGCGGGCTGCTGGAGCGCGGCGGTGGCGACTTCGTCGCCGAGGTCGCCGCGCAGGTGCCGCTGCGGGCGATCTGCGAACTGCTCGGCGTACCGGCGGTCGACCGGAGCCGGGTGCTGGCGATGACCGGCGCCGCGATGCTGGGTGAGCACGCCGAGCCGACCGGCGTCGAGGCGCGGATCGCGCAGAGCGAGATCCTGCTGTACTACACCGGCCTGGCCGCCGAGCGGCAGAGCGCTCCGGGCAGCGACCTCATCAGCCTGCTGGTCGCCAGCACGGTGGGCGGTCGCCCGCTGCGCACCGAGGAGGTGCTGCTGAACTGCTACAACCTGATCATCGGGGGCGACGAGACGGCCCGGCTCGCCCTGGCCGGCGGTCTGCTCGCGCTCGCCGGCCACGAGGAACAGTGGGCGCGGCTGGTCGCCGACCCCGGCCTCGTCGAGGTCGGCGTCGAGGAGATCCTGCGCTGGACCACGCCGGCGGCGCACATCGGCCGCACGGTGACCACGGACGTCGAGGTCAACGGCCGGCGGTTGGCCGCCGGGGACGTGGTGACGCTCTGGAACGTCTCGGCCAACCGGGACGAGGACGTCTTCGCCGATCCGGACGTGTTCGACCTCGGCCGGCGACCGAACCGGCACCTCACATTCGGCTACGGGCCGCACTTCTGCATCGGCGCCCAACTGGCCCGCACCGAGATCCGGGCCCTGCTCGCCGAGTTGCGCCGCAGCGTCCGGACCATCGAGGTGACCGGGCCGGTCACCCGGCTGCCGTCCAACTTCGTCAGTGGGCTGCGCACCCTGCCGGTCGCCCTCACCCGGCGACGCTGA
- a CDS encoding TIGR04013 family B12-binding domain/radical SAM domain-containing protein: MNGPELVLVLRYRKAVTYGLHALLGALGQHETGTRYEVLFGETPEATAEHIRAAVATGAPTLVLWSFYSPDAAGLADELRQIRALADGPNVTHVAGGVHATAEPVQTLDAGWDMAAIGEGESTLLSLVDGKGDPAGISGLAYRDADGTLVRTGRARQRDLNDFPGFALRWDRFNALEITRGCVYACRFCQTPFMFSARFRHRSVENVRWHVDQMRARGLRDVRFITPTALSYGSQTEEPNLDAVEELLASCREGIGPDGRVFFGSFPSEIRPEHVSRRALRLVRRYCANNNIIVGAQSGSDRVLGAAKRGHGVDEVRRAARLGIEEGFRINVDMIFGMPGESADDVADSLDLARELADLGARIHAHTFMPLPGTPWRDAPAGDVAPETISEVDRLSRRGALYGHWQKQRDHAARLAAAAEAYPRPRRSRTILPVVEP; the protein is encoded by the coding sequence ATGAACGGTCCTGAGCTGGTCCTGGTGCTGCGCTACCGCAAGGCCGTCACGTACGGCCTCCACGCGCTGCTGGGGGCGCTCGGCCAGCACGAGACCGGCACCCGGTACGAGGTGCTCTTCGGGGAGACGCCGGAGGCCACGGCCGAGCACATCCGGGCGGCGGTGGCGACCGGCGCCCCGACGTTGGTGCTCTGGTCCTTCTACTCGCCCGACGCCGCGGGCCTGGCCGACGAGCTCAGGCAGATCCGAGCGCTCGCCGACGGCCCGAACGTCACCCACGTGGCCGGCGGAGTGCACGCCACCGCGGAACCGGTGCAGACCCTCGACGCGGGTTGGGACATGGCGGCGATCGGCGAGGGGGAGTCGACCCTGCTGAGCCTGGTCGACGGGAAGGGCGACCCGGCCGGCATCAGCGGGCTTGCCTACCGCGACGCCGACGGCACCCTGGTCCGGACCGGCAGGGCCAGGCAACGCGACCTCAACGACTTCCCCGGCTTCGCCCTCAGGTGGGACAGGTTCAACGCCCTGGAGATCACCAGAGGTTGTGTCTACGCCTGCCGTTTCTGCCAGACGCCCTTCATGTTCTCGGCCCGGTTCCGGCACCGCAGCGTGGAGAACGTGCGATGGCACGTCGACCAGATGCGGGCGCGCGGGCTGCGGGACGTCCGGTTCATCACGCCGACGGCGCTGAGCTACGGCAGCCAGACCGAGGAGCCGAACCTCGACGCCGTCGAGGAACTGCTGGCCTCCTGCCGGGAGGGGATCGGCCCGGACGGTCGGGTCTTCTTCGGCTCGTTCCCCAGCGAGATCCGGCCCGAGCACGTCAGCCGGCGGGCGCTGCGCCTGGTCCGGCGGTACTGCGCGAACAACAACATCATCGTGGGCGCGCAGTCGGGTTCCGACCGGGTCCTCGGCGCGGCCAAGCGTGGGCACGGCGTGGACGAGGTCAGGCGGGCGGCCCGGCTCGGCATCGAGGAGGGATTCCGGATCAACGTCGACATGATCTTCGGGATGCCCGGTGAGAGCGCGGACGACGTGGCCGACTCGCTGGATCTGGCCCGTGAGCTGGCCGATCTCGGTGCGCGCATCCACGCGCACACCTTCATGCCGCTGCCCGGCACCCCGTGGCGGGACGCCCCGGCCGGTGACGTCGCACCGGAGACGATCTCGGAGGTGGACCGGTTGTCCCGGCGCGGCGCGCTCTACGGCCACTGGCAGAAGCAGCGGGACCACGCGGCCCGGCTGGCCGCGGCGGCCGAGGCGTACCCGCGACCGCGGCGTAGCCGGACCATCCTGCCGGTCGTGGAGCCGTGA